CGTGGGCCTGGTCTGGCTGCTGGCGGCGCTCTTCTCGGCACCGTACCTCAGCTACTACGGCACGGTGCGCTACGGCGCGCTGGAGCTCTGCGTGCCCGTCTGGGAGGACGCGCGCCGGCGCGCCCTCGACGTGGCCACCTTCGTCGTGGGCTACCTGCTGCCCGTGGCTGTGGTGAGCCTGGCCTACGCGCGCACGCTGCGCTTCCTGTGGGTGGCCGTGGGCCCCGCTGGCGCGGCGGCCGAGGCCAGGCGCAGGGCCACGGGGCGCGCGGGGCGCGCCATGCTGGCGGTGGCGGCGCTCTACGCGTTCTGCTGGGGCCCACACCACGCGTTCATCCTCTGCTTCTGGTACGGCCGCTTCGCCTTCAGCCCAGCCACCTACGCCTGTCGCCTGGCCTCGCACTGCCTTGCCTACGCCAACTCTTGCCTCAACCCGCTGGTCTACGCGCTCGCCTCGCGCCACTTCCGCGCGCGTCTCCGCCGCCTGTGGCCCCTGGGCCACCGCCGCCGAGCCTGCTGCCCTTTTGGCGCCCGCCGCACCGTCCGTCGCATTCGCCCGGCGTCCTCGGGCCCTCTTGGCTGCCCCGTGGACGCCCAGCCTCGCGGAAGGCTGCCGGCCGGGGGTGGCTGGGGCGGGGAGCCcggggaggaggctgctggcGGCAGGGAGGCTGGACCGGCCCCGTCTGCTGGAGGACCGAAATAAACCTTGTCCACCTCCATTCTGCTGGGTGTCCTCTGCCTGTCATTCCCCTTCCCCAAGGGCCTGACGCTTCTAGGGGATGGGGCTGAAGCCAGAAGCCCTGTGAGGAGCAGTGGCTGtgctgggcccccagcccagtgGACACCCCCGGGCAGTGAAAAGGGGGGGGATACAGTGCAGAGCAGCTCCGGAGACGGGCAGCCGCAGACTGTGTCCACAGCTGGTCTGGCGGGAGGGcaggtcctctgcccatccctccaACTCGTGGGCAGCGTCTAAGCCCTGCTTCCTCCACAAGCCTTCATTCACCAAGCCCCTTCTTTCCAAGTCCTGTTCTGGGCTATTTAATACTAGCAGCTAATTGGCAAGTATCTGTTAAGCAGTTACTATGTATCTTATGTGGAGCTACATTCTTCAGTCTATCAGAACAGCTCTGCAAGGTTGCTGTAAtttgttccattttatagatgaagaaatcaagAATCAGAGAGGTTTAGTGATTTGCCTAAGGCAGCGATTTGCACccttttttcatctcatagcacacaaactaattactaaaattttgcagcacactaaaaaaatatattttttgctgctctgacaaaaaaaaagaaagtgggtgtaattttgattcattcacaccaggcgGCTATtgtgtgttggctgttgtcaggTTCTggtttgacaatctaaaggaaaagaggtcagtgccctgactaaacAGTCGGGTGTTGCACGTTTTAGAAATTCTTGCGGCGCACCAGGTGAAAATTGCTGGCCTAAAGTCACATAGTGTTTGGGAGAGGCTGGATTCAAACCCGCAGCAGTCTAACTTCTCCGTGGaaccccctcctccacctctgagGCCTCTGCTCCCAGTTTCCATGGTTTCCAAGGTTTTCCTTTGGTTCTTCCCGATTCTGCATCAgccctcttccccagccctgcagctccccacaCCCCAGTCGGATGCCTTGGAAACCTCGGAGGGCTCCCAGTCCTCCCAGACGGAGGGCTCTTCCTCAGGAGAGTTCTGTAGGCCGGCAGGTCCTGTTGGACTTTGGGCCTCGGGCATTGCCTGGCCCAAACCCCTTGCATCAGCCCTTGGCCATTTGGCACTCCTGGCTCAGGAGAGACATGGAGCCATGCTCAGGGCCCAGCTGGCTACCAGGCTGCCCTGTGGAGCCCTCTTTCCCTGTTCCTGCGTACAGCTGGGGTCATCTGTGGCTGTGGAAACCTCCTAATTAACCAATAAATCAGTTTAAGTGGTTGCAGAGCCGACCGCTTCCTTCCCGTCCTCACCACACACCAACAATGCGCATCAGCTTCTGGTCAGGGCCGAGACCTGCAGGCCTCTGTGTCTCCCCAGCACGCCTGCTGGCTGCTGGGCACCCTGGGAGGGTCCCTCCCTGACAGAAGCAGCTGCTGAGTCCTGGTCActgcctgccacctgccacctgccacctgccacaGACCCTGGGGTCAGAGCGACAAGTCACCCTTCACAGGGGGAGGCTGAGACCCAGCTCGGGGAGCAACTGCTTCAGGGGCCCAGCACGGGAGCCTGACGCCTGGTTCTTTCTCCCACGCCTCTGCCAAGGTGTTCGCGGCTTACTCGGGCCACAGCAGTGGGACTGTTTCCGGGAGGCCTCAGGGGTGATGCCGCCCGCTTCCACAGTACCCGGCGTGGCCTCTATCTCCCTGTGGCCTCACTCACACCTCCACTGGCTCACTCGGGCCTCGCACCAACCCTGGCAGGCAAGGAATATCACCTCCATTCTCAGAAGCAAAAGCTGAGGCTCAAGGAGGTGAGGAAGCTTGACCAGAGCCAAGTGGCCGAGCTGGTACCCTAACTGGGCCCCAGGCGTGGCTCTCAGGGCAGCCCAGGCAGCATCATGAAGACGTCCAAGCACATCTGACAGAGTTTGCCACAGGACGAGGGTGAGCGCCCGCAAAGCGAAAGTCAAAGAAGGGAATGAAATCTCCCAGCTGGGCCGCTGCTCCTCCACAGTCACCTCTGTAGGCATGGACAGGTGACCTGCTGGGGACAGCCTCCATCTAGGGCAGGCAGAGTCCAAGCCTGCACGAAACCCCAGGCCACCGGGGAGGGTCCCTGCTCAGCCGACAGACAGTTGtccagccctgggctctggctggaCTTGGAGGCCTCCTACCTCTGAAAGTAGGTCTGGCTGGACCATCGGAGCCAAATAAAGAAGCCAGAGGCCCTGGCCAAGGGAGGGCAGTATGGCCAGGCCCAGAGTAGATGCAGGGGTATTTGATACATGAGGTTAGAGGGGCCCAGGAAGGAAAGACAGTACCTACCCTGCCCCTCTTTCCTTATGCCCCAAACATCTGGGTGCCTGCCCTAGGCGAGGCCGATCAGGGAAAACAGAGATGGCATGAGTCTGACCTGGCCTCTCCCTTCCAGCGGCTCTCAGCCCAGCTGGAGGGCCAGACACCAAAAGAAGAACAGACAGCACCATGGGATGGGCCGTAACAGAACGTGCAGCTCTGAAGGGGCACAGAGGAGGGTACTCCTGCCTTCCTGGGCCATCCAGGCAGGAGTCCCAGAGAAGGAAACGATTCAAACCCATTATCCTGGAAAAAGGTAGGAAGAGTCTGCAAGGTAGAGCAACCAAGGCAGGGCACAAGAAGGAGCAATAAGCGGCTCATGTTACTGAAGCAGGTGGGGTCCAGGGAGGCTAAGAGGGTGGGTGCCAGGAGGTCACCAGGGCCCCCCAGGCCAGCTGGAGCTCCCAGACTTGCTCCTTCAGGCAGGCGGTGATACCATTGAAAGTTTTCAggagggcaggggccctggggttgcagtgccctggggctgggtgggacTGGCAGGCTGGCAGCGAGCTGCTCCAAGGGccttgcctggggctgggaaatGACTTTTCCTATGGATTTGGCAGGAAGATTGACAGCCGGCTGCTGGGCTCAGGCTCGGCCCCAGAGATGCCTGGGTCTGCCTCAGGGGGCTAATGAAATGCTCAGAAGAGCAGATGGTCTcaatacagcaggtcctcgaataatGTCATTTCATTCGACGTCCTTTCGCTagaacattgatgagatgccatgGGAACATAACTCTAGTTTGTATCAGCCTGTAATAAAACTGCTTCAGGTCACAGAACCTATGGATGATGTTCAGTGAGAACTTACTGTACTTTGGTGAGGAGAGAGCCGTGAGTCCTGTAGGACCAGATGCAGGCCAGGGGGcgctgggggggtggggtggagtaaAGGCTGAATGAGCCCTGTCTgctgcccccagggcccaggagaaGCCACCTGACCACAGCCCCCTGCAAGGCCTGGGAAGGAACCCTATTAGTTGGCGGGAGAGTTAAATTCGGCATCCCTGTCATCCTCCTCCTCATTTGTGCAAACCGCTTAGGAATGGGCCTGCAGCACGGATGTCTAGCACACAGTGGGTAGAAGTTTCTTCTGcagaaaagaaaggcagaggcCCGGGGGATTCTGGGAGCCCAGTGGAGGGCCCTGAGCCAgcctggagaggcagagaggacttcCTGCGGGGCTGGTGCCCAAGCCAAGTCCTGAAGTGGGAGTTAATCAGGGCAGAcgggcagggagagagaacaacATGTGCGAGGCTGCCTGGAGTCGGGCACAGCGTGGGGTGCTGGGGGCCTGCAAGTTCTTCTCTGAGACTGAGACTGTACTTTGTCCAGAGGACAACGGTGAGTCACTGAAAGTTTGTAAATACAAGAACGACCTGGCGAGATTTACTCTTTAGGGAACTCTTTCTGGCTTGAGGCAGGCTTTCCTGCGGAGggagagcggggtggggggctgctgctAAGGGGCTCCTGCCAGAACCCAGAGAGGACGCTAGCAGGCACGGGCAGTGGCTGGGCAGATGTGGCGAGACAGATGGGCACCACTTAGGATGTACAGTTGTCGGGATGGTGATCGAAcatgtgggaggaggagagagctgtCCCAGATGACACCCCAGACTCCCACCTTGGGCTGATGGGGATGGCTGTGGGGATGAGGAGGGTCAGGTTTGAAGAGAGCTCAGTTGGAACATGCTGAGGCTGAGGGGCCTGTGGCACGTGGTGAGGAGTGTCCACAGGGCCCTGGCGCCCCAGACACCTACTACCTTTTAggtcctgggctgggcccagAACACATGTCTCATCTGCTTGAGAGTCGGAAGATGGAAGCactcaggctcagagagattaagtaacttccCCAAGATCCCAGAGCTGGCCAAAAACAGAGCTGCGATCTTTAGTTCAGGTTTGTCTGATTACGGTTCCATGGTGTTTGGGCaagagaagaggcaggaaggagttgattaagggggagggaggagctgggatGTGCAAAAGTGATTCCTCCGCCCGTATAGCAACTGTAGTCAGGGCTCAAACTCACCCTGGGGAGGGTGAGCGAGGTGAGGACCCTGGAGTGGCTGAGTTAATcagctgccctccctgcctctggctgGCAGGCACAGCACCATCTATCAGCTTCCAAGTGTGTACCTGGGGACGTCAATACCAATTAAGGACCCAAGGTTTCCTGTTAACGAACATCAGTGCCTCAGCCCTGATGCACGGCTCATTTGCAGGCTGCCCATTGGATCCAAGATGGCCTGAGGCCAGCGGGccaggctgtgctggctggaCCTGTTTCTGGTGCAAGGACAAGACTGATTTATTGAGGCATCTGCCAGGTGCCATGTTGTTTTGGCGGCCCAGTCTCAGTGGAGGGGTGAGACGGGAGCAGGAGGGTTTGAGGGGCATGGTGCCAGCTTGGACTGTCTCGGGGTGTACTGGGTGGTGGTACTGCTGGGGAGGGCACTGGCCTGGGCACTGGGTGGACCTCGCAGGTCCACTCAGAGGTGGCATAGTGCAGGGGTCAAGGAGCGGACTTGGAGCCACACTGTTAGTTGGATTCTGGCTGCTGCACTTCCTAGCTCTgatctctctgggcttcagtgagCTGTAGACCCCGGCTCTCTGCCTGAGCCGGTCCCTTTGGAGGCAGACTGCCTTGCGTTGCTCACCGCGGCTGCCAGCAATACGTGATGTTTCCAGGGCTCCCCTGGGCAGATCCTGGTCTCCAGAGAAGGAGGCGTGACTCCACCTCTGCCCCGTGAACGTGCTGACTGGCGAGTGCTTCTGTAGCATATGGCATCCTCCCGGGCTTCCAAAGCAGGAGAGTCACCAGGCTGGCATGGGCCAGTCACAGGAACAAGAGGACCCACTGGTCCCTGGTCTTTTGCTTCCAAGTGTTTCCTCACCTATGAAGCCAGCTGACCACGTGTCCCTGCAGGCACTGACTTGGTGTCAGCTGGTGAGCCAGCAGCAGGGCGTTCGGGCTCTAATGCCCCTTGGGCCTCATAGCTGGTGGGGGGCCAGGGTCTTTGTCCGGATTGCCCAGGCACCGTCTAGCTTCCTGTCCTCCTTCCTCACCCTGGCTTGGGCTCAGCATCTGAAGCAGTCTGGGGAGCAGGCAGCCCTGGTGGGGATAGCGGCTTTCCCCCAGAGTGCGTGGTGCTTGCTCTGGTGAGGCCACATCCAGATGGGGGTGACAGCCTGCCTCACCTGGTATCTGCCACCTCAGACCGCAGGACTCCTGCAGCCCGGTCCCGCTGCCCTCCCTGGCCAGCCTCTAGGTCCCACAGCCAGCTCGGCGACCACCTCGGGAGGGctgtggcagtggcagcagccagCAAAGATCAGCCAGGGCCCCTCCAGACTCAGCTCAGCCCCATCGCCTTGTGctgtcctttctcttctcccgGGGGGCCAGGCACACGCCTTGTCCACCAAGCTCACTGTATCCTCTGATGAGTGAGGAAAGGGCTGCACCCTGCTGTACCTGAGGTGGCCATGGAGACAGAGGCTCACTCAGGAAGGCCTGCGGATTCCCACCCTGGGTCTCAGGGGCACTGGAGACGTGGGCACTTTGGAAACCCTGGCAGAGGTCACTCTAGACCCGGGCTGGGCCCAACGCGCCAGCTCTCTGATCTCAAGCAAGTTACTTTCTTTCACTGAGCCTCAACTTTCTGCGTCTGTAAAACAGTGGGAGCAGAAATGTTGGCCACCTCACGTTTTATGGCAAACACTGAATCAAAGGGCTTGTATGCAGGGCCAGCCAGCGCACAGGGGGAGCTCAGCAAACGTCGCCGCCCTCCGTTTGAGGACACTGCTGAGGACACTGCTTCTGAGAAGGCTTTCGTGTCAGGCCTGGTGGAAACCGCAgcagctggggggtgggcaggtgcGGGGGAGCGGAGATCCAGGTCCCAGCCTCGCTGCCTGGTCAGTCGCCCTGGCAAACCCGCATTTTCTCAGCTATCACAGTTGTGAGAACCTGTGAATATTATTCTCTGAGcacttcccacattcccccgccgTGGGCCGTGTCTGGCGGAGATTCCGTCCTTCCCTCCATGGCTGCATTCCCACCCAGAACAGGGCCGAGTGCACGGCAGGGGCTCATGATTTCTGACAGGAACAGGTGTGAGGTTGAAAGCAGAGGCCCCTCCCAGGAGGTGAAGTCAACAAAGACAGACTTCttcttcctgccccccaccccctccctgcttcccccacaAACTCAGTGGTGCCCGAAGCAGCTAGTAACAGAACTAACTGGTTGTGCAGGCAACCTCTGCGGGgtcccccctcctgccccctgcccagcccagccggCTCAGGACCGACTTGCGGGTTTTCCGATTCACTCGTGTCTGGGGCTGACATGGACTGGCCGGCTCTTCACAGATTTGGGGTTGCAGGATAAATCCTGGTTGGAAATGGGGCAAGGCGATGGGGCTGGCTGCCTCACTGTTTGGGGAGTATTTGATGATGCCTCCAAGGCTTCATCTGCCCAGCCTCTTGTTCACAGTCTCCATGGCCACAGAGGGAGCTGACAGGGGTCCCTTCACTTGCCCCGGTGGCCTGTTCTCATGATCACTTGGCTACAGGGCCAAAcgtgggtgggcagggcagcaCCGGGGTGGAGGGAGCTGGTGTCCAGAGGGGGCGGGTCGGTCCAGGCCAAGGACTTGGGAGTTAGCCAGGGGTCTCCATGTCAGGATGTCCTGGAGACACACACAGTCCTCTCCAGGCAGCGCCacagtctcagctctgccaggACAAAGCAGCCTGCCCTAGGGGACAACAGGTCCCGAAAGGGCCCAGGCAGTCCCCCAGGATGTCCTTGGCAGGTCCCTCCCCTGTCTGCTCCCAAAGGTCTACAGCAAGAGTTTCTGACCTCTCTGGAGTATGCACCTTGCTGAGAACGCAAGCTGTGGGCCTTCGTACCCGAAATACACACACGCACTCTCCACGCGAAACCTTGCATCAGGTCGGGATTCACAGCCAAGGGCCTGTTCCTTGAACCGCTTAGGCCTGAGGTGGAGAAACCTGGCCTTGGCTCTTTCCAGGGTGATCGGCCCCAGAGGTGAAAGGGTTGGGGTTGGGGCAGCCCAGAGAAGCAGGCCCCAAGTGGCCCACCTGTTTGACGTCCACTACgtcccacccctgcctctgcaCCGCCCAGGactcttccctgcaccccccgCCCCTAGTGCAGGGATCAGCACAAGCCCTGTGGGAAGTTAGTAAAAGCCGCCCACCGGCTGCACCTCTCCTGCtggctcctctccccaccccacagcaggCGGGCAGCTACCTCACTcggagcagcagcagctggagttTCATGGAACAGCttattgctcttcctctgcccctcGCTCTCCCACCCTTGAAGCCCCCACCACACTTTCCCTCCCTCAACCTGCCACCTGGTGAGCTCCGGGCTTCCCCTCTCTCAGGGCTGTATCTCTCCCCCGCAGAGACGCCCTTCGTCTTCAGGGTCTAGGGCGCAGCTGGCTTGCATGAGTTTAAGTCACACCTGACCAAGCTGGGGTTTGGGGGGTAAGCTCCCTCCTCCAACGGGTGGGAGAAGTGGGGCAGACCCCAGTGGACACGACCCATGGCCTAGAACAAGCCTGCCTCTGCTCTGTGGTCAGATACTCCTTGGAGAGGGCCGGGCCAGGCAGCGCCTTCCCTGcggcctcacccccaccccctgggggcagcctgctgcctctctgagtcagtggcccacaacccaggaagtGTCCGCtcctgcggggctgggagtggcTGTCGCCTTTCCAGGGAGCTGCAAGCCTTTTCTAGTATATCTAGTATATTAGTTTCCCGTTGCTGCTGCGACAAATGGCCAcagacttagtggcttaaaacaacacacatttattcttACAGTTCGGACGGTCAGACCTCTAACATCAGTCTGACTGGGCTACCGTCATGTCGGCAGGGCCAGTTCCGTCCAGAAGCTCTGAGGGAGGACCGTGTCCTGGCCTTTTCTGGCTTCTGGGGTCGCCTGCATTCCTTAGCTTGTGACCCTTCCTCAGCTCCACTTCCTGCTCTGTGAGCCTGCCTCCTACTTCCTCCCTGATCTGCTTCCCTCTCAGAAGGGTCTCTGTGATCACTTCGGCCcacggggctggggcgggggggcgggggatCCCTTCGCCTTGTCTGAAGATCCTTATGAGGCAGGCAAAGTCCCTTTGTGCCACatgaggtcacattcacagattcCCGGGATTAGAATGTGGCCGTCTCAGGGCCCACTGTTCCCCCCACTACAACTAGGCTGCAGGATCGCTGTGCCCTCCTGGTGCTTCAACGATTGGGAGGAAGAGGAGTTGGGGGTTTTCTGCTTTGGGTTGTGCAGGGTCCTCCCTAACTGTGTGTCCCTAAGGTCCAGGCTTCACCAGCCGTCCCCTTCCAACCAGAGAAACTCGCTGTGGTGCCTCCTAGAAAGCCAGGTGCCGAGTCTAAatataagtgctggtgaggcgcAGGGCCGCAGGTCAGCCCTGGGCCCGAGGGCGCCTGCCCTGAGCCCACACCCTGCTGGCTGCGACAGCCTACGACTGGAAAGGGGCCCAGAGGAGGGTCCTGAGCCTGCTAAGGGTGCCAGGGAGACCACGAGACAAGCGGGCCCTGCGAGGACAGTGCATGTCACCAGGGGTCAGAGGGAGAAGCCGGGGCATGGTCCCAGCCCATGGAGAGGAGAGGAATAGTGACCGGAAGAGGCTCTGAGGTTGGTGAGAGAGCATCTCCAGCCCACAGCATCTGGGGGTGAGGCCGAGGGCCTCCCAGACAAGTGCAGCTCCTAAGTCCCAGGCCTCAGGCTTCCTTGGTAAAGAGAGagcaggtgggcagggtgggcaggggcaggccagGAAGGCAGGGAGCCCCTGGTGCTACCTCTTCTCCATGTCCTGCATCTGCAAGCTGAGGGAGGTGAAGCTGGCCAGGAGGTCTGTCACCTCATCCACCTGCGGGACAAAAGTGAGGCTCTGTCACGGGGTGTCAGGACAGGCCTAGGCGCCTGGGTCCCCGGGTCCCCTTCTCAATAGCACAGGCCCAGAGGGTAGGTGTTGTCTCTCCTCCTAAGGCATGTGCTGGCTTCACTGTGACGATGGAACAGCTGGCCGAGGTTAACCCACGACAGCAGGAAGTTTCAGACCCCCTGGAGAGAAGGGCAACGGGCAGCTTCCCAGGAAGTGAGCAGAGGCTTTGAGGTTCACAGGGGGCTGCAACTCCATGGCCATGGCTCACCTGCTCTCTGGTGCTCGTCATCTGGAGGCGGGTGCACAGGTCGTCCAGCCGTTCCCGCT
This DNA window, taken from Desmodus rotundus isolate HL8 chromosome 3, HLdesRot8A.1, whole genome shotgun sequence, encodes the following:
- the GALR3 gene encoding galanin receptor type 3, which encodes MADAQNMSLDSPGNVGAVAVPVVFALIFLLGTVGNGLVLAVMLQPGPSAWREPGSTTDLFILNLAVADLCFILCCVPFQATIYTLDAWLFGALVCKAVHLLIYLTMCASSFTLAAVSVDRYLAVRHPLRSRALRTPRNARAAVGLVWLLAALFSAPYLSYYGTVRYGALELCVPVWEDARRRALDVATFVVGYLLPVAVVSLAYARTLRFLWVAVGPAGAAAEARRRATGRAGRAMLAVAALYAFCWGPHHAFILCFWYGRFAFSPATYACRLASHCLAYANSCLNPLVYALASRHFRARLRRLWPLGHRRRACCPFGARRTVRRIRPASSGPLGCPVDAQPRGRLPAGGGWGGEPGEEAAGGREAGPAPSAGGPK